The Prionailurus bengalensis isolate Pbe53 chromosome E4, Fcat_Pben_1.1_paternal_pri, whole genome shotgun sequence region GGACCAACCTCTGCCTCGTGCAGCCCGGCCTGCCGCACAACAGGGGATGGGGATTCAGACAGAAGTTACAATAAAGAGTCCATGTGGCTGGTCTACCCCATTCATCCTGTGTCTCAAAGGCTCTGGGCCTTCTAGAATGGTCTCCAAccgggaagggaagggaacatcAGAGAAACACGCTAAGAGTCATGGCCCCGCATCCCTTCATCTAACCATCAAATAGCCCTCTCCACACAACCGCCCAGGCTGGCTCGGTTCcagcctccctgggcctggggctgggggacagcGTCACAGGCAGGGGCTCACGGGGGAGCCCAGAAGCCCACGGCTGGTGAGAGACGCCTGGTCCTGGGGAACTGGCGATAGTAGTTATCTGTGTGCACAACACCCAGGCCTTCTCTGTCTCGAGAGGGTGGACAGGATGACATAGGAGGGGCATGCGGGCCCAGACTGAGGGGTTGTGTCCACAGGACGCTTCCGGCCTGTGAGCATCAGAGACCCCGGGCCCCTGGGGATCTGTGACCTTTTCGCTGACCGGCTCCCCAGGAGAGACATCAAAGATTGTCAGGGAACAGACACATAGCGTCTCAGCATCTTTCAGGGGCTGAAGATGTGTGCTGTGGTCCCGGCCCACTCTTCCACTTTCTAGAAGCCTGGCCTTGGGCCTGGGCCTGAGCTACCTCACCCAAAGAACAGCGATGGCCCTGCTGTCATTCCTGGGTCACAGGGCTAGCGTGAGGCTCCAGTTAGTTGGCATGTGGGAATGCTTTGTAAACTGCACGGGGCTATGCACTGCGAGCTGGCTCTTTGAAGTTATTTATTCGGGGAAGCAGCGGAGGCCCCCCTGTCCCCCCTGCAGTGCAGCCCCAGCCCTCTCTTTGGTCAAGGCCTGCCTGCAGGGAAGGGCCACTCAGTCTCTCGAGCCAGCGGGAGGGCCTGGTGCTTCCAGTGCAGGTCAGGGCATGGGCCAGGCAGACGGGTGCCGGGGGCCCTTATTTAGTCCGCTGGTAGAACTGGAAGACGGCTTTCTCCTGTTCGTAGGTCTCGATGGAGCCGGGTCGAAGGCGCCGGATTTCAGCAATGGCATCTCCCGCGGCCAGGCCCCTCTCTTTCACCAGGTAACAGGCCAGCATGGTGCCAGTGCGGCCAAAGCCCAGGGCACAGTGCACTCCCACAGCCTGCGAAGAAGCAGCTTGGTCGGGTGGAGCCTGgtgccctcccccaccaccctcgCCCTTCCCTtacacccctccctctccctgcagctGCTGCTTCTGGGTGAGGCCCAGGACCTCACAGGCCGGCTCAGGCCCCTGGCTCAGGCTCTCAGGGGCCGGAGAAGTGACATCAAAGTCAGGGAGGGCTGTCCCGTCCCTCGTGGTTTGGAGGCTGCCAATCACACCCCAAGTAGCTGGTTCAAGAGCCGGGTTCCTGGCCTGCCCGCCCACAACCCTCTACCTGCGCTGTCCAGTGatacccccaccccccgcccgcctccccccTGTCCCACCCCCCGCGGAGCGCCGAGCCGCTGCTCATCCGGATTGAGATATGACATAAAGTACAACCAGGTTTTGAAGACGTGGtacaaaaaagtattaaaatatctCATGAAgaatttatattgattatatgctgaaatggtaatatttttgaCTTACTGGGTTAACCTACATCATCAAAACGAGTTTCCCCTCATTCTTCTTTACCTTTTCAAAATGTGGCTGCTAGAAACTTTAAAATTGCAAATGTGGCTCCGTTATATTTGGACTAAGTGTGGCTCCGGAGAGCGCTCACGAGCCACTGACTTCCACCCGCATGTCGCCCCAGAGCGGCCACCCTTCTGCCTCTCAGCTCACAACACTCGTTGCTTCCCTGCGGGCCCTACCCCGCACTGCGCGCCTCCGCCAGTCTTCGCGTCCTGGCCCCTGGGCGCTCCCTCTGCTCCCGGAGTCCAGCGAAGTCCCTCCCTGCCCGGCCCCGCCCAGCCCCCccgcaggctcctccctgtcccccccaccGCTCACCCCCTGTaggcccctccctgccctagCCCCGCCCTGTCCCCGCCCAGTCCCCCGCGAGCTCCTCCCTGCCCGGCCCCGCCCTGCTCCCCGCTGACGCTTGCAGGCTCCTCGgtgcccggccccgccccgccccgccccgcgcaggcccctcccagccccccgcTGACCCCCGCaggcccctccccgcccgctGACCTCCCCGCGCGCGTTGGCCTCGTCCACTATCCGCACGAAGCGGTCGATCTGCTCGGGGGCTGGTGGACAGAAGTCCGGGATGCGCAGCCGGTGCAGCGTGAGGCCGGGGCAGGTGTCGCTGTGCGGGGGCCCGCGCTCCGTCAGGGACACCAAGTGCCGCACGCCCCGGTCCAGCAGGAACTGGTAGTGCGCGGGCAGCCGCGGCAGCGCCAGACCCGCCAGCCGGCCCGGGAGCACCCACGAAAAGTTGGGGGGCTGCACCCCCATGGCGGCGGCAGGGCACGCGACAGCGCCAGCCCCTtgtcccccgcccgcccccggggCCCGGCACCACCCACCCGCGCCCTGGTACCACGTGGGCTCCGCGCCCCGCCCGGCGACGCCCCGTCCCGCCGCGGGGATTGGCCCACCCGCctcgggggcggggccggggcgccgGACCGAGAAGACGGGCGCCGCGAGCCGGCCGCAGTCCGGAGCAGCGCGCTCGTTGATTGGTTGGGTAG contains the following coding sequences:
- the DUSP23 gene encoding dual specificity protein phosphatase 23 translates to MGVQPPNFSWVLPGRLAGLALPRLPAHYQFLLDRGVRHLVSLTERGPPHSDTCPGLTLHRLRIPDFCPPAPEQIDRFVRIVDEANARGEAVGVHCALGFGRTGTMLACYLVKERGLAAGDAIAEIRRLRPGSIETYEQEKAVFQFYQRTK